The proteins below are encoded in one region of Maribacter aestuarii:
- a CDS encoding outer membrane beta-barrel protein: MMKKLLLGIFLCASVYTFAQDKKWSVEANYSIIPAEGIGGDDDIFEIGLKYRFLDFKLFNLGLSVNTGFSTQKSGDDLEEFGFESKTTNYYIQPRIFSEIKLPGIPKLKPSIALGYSVVNTDSFLILNGEDLSSDNTNSGFNANFGISYDITGRFFVQAQYDFISLKVRDDIFFNGEAVRTDFTDKLNNIKIGVGLRF; this comes from the coding sequence ATGATGAAAAAACTACTCTTAGGAATCTTTCTTTGTGCATCGGTTTACACTTTTGCCCAGGACAAAAAATGGAGCGTAGAGGCAAATTATAGTATAATTCCAGCGGAAGGAATTGGTGGTGATGATGACATATTTGAGATAGGCCTTAAATACAGATTTTTGGATTTCAAACTTTTTAATCTCGGTCTAAGCGTAAATACGGGTTTCTCAACTCAAAAATCTGGAGATGATTTGGAGGAATTCGGTTTTGAATCAAAAACTACAAATTATTATATACAACCTAGGATTTTTTCAGAAATCAAATTACCTGGAATTCCGAAATTAAAGCCATCAATAGCCTTGGGATATTCTGTAGTTAATACGGACTCTTTTTTAATTCTTAATGGGGAAGACCTTTCTTCAGATAATACAAATAGTGGTTTTAATGCTAATTTCGGAATATCCTATGATATCACTGGTCGATTCTTCGTGCAAGCACAATATGATTTCATTAGTTTAAAAGTCAGGGACGATATTTTCTTTAATGGTGAAGCTGTAAGAACTGATTTTACAGACAAATTGAATAATATAAAAATAGGTGTCGGTCTAAGGTTCTAG
- a CDS encoding aminotransferase class V-fold PLP-dependent enzyme, translating to MYDVKKIRKDFPILQREVNGKPLVYLDNAATSQTPQQVIDVIVDYYQNYNANIHRGVHALSQEATDKYEQARQKIQKHFNAAKSREIIFTSGTTHSINIVSNGFASLIKKGDEILVSAMEHHSNIVPWQMLCERTDATLRVIPMNQEGELLMDVYDNLLSDKTKLVFCNHISNALGTINPIEEIITKAHSVGAAVLIDGAQAAPHLIADVQKLDVDFYTISAHKICGPTGVGMLYGKEEWLGKLPPYHGGGEMIAEVTFEKTTYADLPHKFEAGTPNICGGIAFGAALDYMNSIGFDSIAAYEHELLSYATKELLKIEGLKIYGTAKNKTSVISFNIKGLHPYDIGSILDKLGIAVRTGHHCAQPIMDFYKIPGTVRASFSFYNTLQEVDVLVAGVKRAKAMLT from the coding sequence ATGTACGACGTCAAAAAAATCCGTAAAGACTTCCCAATTCTCCAAAGAGAAGTAAACGGCAAACCCTTAGTATACCTGGACAATGCCGCTACCTCACAGACCCCGCAGCAGGTCATAGATGTTATTGTGGATTATTATCAAAACTACAATGCAAACATCCATCGAGGCGTGCATGCATTGTCACAAGAGGCGACGGATAAATATGAACAGGCCAGACAGAAAATCCAGAAGCATTTTAATGCAGCCAAATCCCGTGAAATAATTTTTACGTCAGGCACTACTCATAGCATCAATATTGTGTCGAACGGATTTGCATCATTGATAAAGAAGGGAGATGAAATTTTAGTCTCCGCTATGGAACATCATTCCAATATCGTTCCTTGGCAGATGTTATGTGAAAGGACGGATGCTACCTTAAGGGTAATTCCGATGAATCAGGAGGGAGAGCTATTGATGGATGTCTATGATAATTTACTTTCCGATAAAACCAAATTGGTATTCTGCAACCATATTTCAAATGCTTTGGGAACAATTAACCCAATTGAAGAAATCATTACTAAAGCACACAGTGTAGGAGCAGCTGTTTTAATTGATGGTGCACAAGCAGCACCCCATTTGATAGCGGATGTTCAAAAGTTGGATGTGGATTTTTATACAATCTCCGCACATAAAATTTGTGGGCCGACCGGAGTAGGAATGCTCTATGGCAAAGAAGAATGGCTTGGTAAGCTACCACCATATCACGGTGGGGGAGAAATGATTGCAGAGGTTACTTTTGAAAAAACGACCTATGCAGATTTACCCCATAAATTTGAAGCAGGCACACCCAATATATGTGGCGGAATCGCTTTTGGAGCCGCGTTGGACTATATGAACTCTATTGGTTTCGACTCCATTGCGGCTTATGAGCATGAATTGCTTTCCTATGCCACCAAAGAGCTGCTGAAAATTGAGGGACTCAAAATTTACGGTACTGCAAAAAACAAGACTTCGGTCATTTCGTTTAACATCAAAGGACTACATCCTTATGATATTGGCAGCATTTTAGACAAATTGGGTATTGCCGTACGTACGGGCCACCATTGTGCCCAACCTATCATGGACTTCTACAAAATACCAGGTACCGTACGAGCCAGTTTTAGCTTTTATAATACGTTACAAGAGGTAGATGTACTTGTCGCCGGAGTAAAACGAGCTAAGGCAATGCTTACATAA